From Aspergillus fumigatus Af293 chromosome 3, whole genome shotgun sequence, a single genomic window includes:
- a CDS encoding diacylglycerol/polyprenol kinase family protein, whose product MPSSSADDIPATPRVISPSPVPSSESSSRDGYAGPRTRSAARRQRLVDVSEEKSEDVDADSTRSRSRSPAAPARLTRTRRSNPMIPARKPEPSKTNGRISPTDLLSPNSALGKGRAHDISRSPSPLGLIPLHTRYRSFIHRHEIPRKLLHGSIGFLTLYLYSRGVQTLQITPWLLSALVPIAATDFIRHRSETFNKIYIRCVGALMRETEVSGYNGVIWYLLGAYSVLRFFPKDVAVMGVLLLSWCDTAASTFGRLYGRHTFQLRKGKSFAGTLAAWVVGVVTAAAFWGWFVPRVGAFPNDPEGSFMFTGRLKLLPDPIKGLLGWTADSDSSRGVITGPLALGVMSVVSGIIAAGSEFIDLFSWDDNFTIPVLSGIGLWGFLKVFG is encoded by the coding sequence atgccctcttcttctgccgacGACATCCCAGCAACTCCCCGAGTCATATCTCCTTCGCCTGTACCGTCGAGTGAGTCAAGCTCACGGGATGGTTATGCCGGACCGAGGACTCGGTCGGCAGCGCGACGCCAACGTCTTGTAGATGTATCCGAGGAGAAAAGCGAAGACGTGGATGCGGACTCGACCAGGTCACGCAGTCGCAGCCCAGCAGCTCCTGCTCGTTTAACTCGCACGCGGCGATCTAATCCCATGATACCAGCCAGGAAACCGGAGCCTTCGAAGACCAACGGCCGCATATCGCCCACCGACTTACTTTCGCCTAATTCCGCCCTGGGCAAAGGCCGGGCACACGACATCTCTCGTTCACCCTCACCTCTGGGCTTGATCCCCCTCCACACTCGCTACCGCAGCTTCATCCATCGTCACGAGATACCGCGCAAGCTCCTCCATGGCTCCATCGGCTTTCTTACCCTTTATCTGTATAGCCGAGGCGTCCAGACTCTCCAGATCACCCCATGGCTGCTCTCCGCTCTCGTCCCCATCGCCGCGACAGACTTTATCCGCCATCGCTCCGAGACGTTCAATAAAATCTACATTCGCTGCGTTGGTGCGCTCATGCGGGAGACAGAAGTGTCGGGCTACAACGGGGTGATCTGGTACCTGCTGGGCGCATACAGCGTTCTGCGTTTCTTCCCCAAGGACGTCGCGGTCATGGGCGTCCTGCTCCTCAGCTGGTGCGACACCGCAGCCTCCACCTTCGGCCGTCTCTACGGCCGGCACACGTTCCAACTGCGCAAGGGCAAGAGCTTTGCTGGTACCCTGGCCGCCTGGGTCGTCGGCGTCGTCACCGCCGCTGCCTTCTGGGGCTGGTTTGTCCCCCGCGTCGGAGCCTTTCCCAACGATCCCGAGGGTTCGTTCATGTTTACCGGCCGTCTGAAACTACTCCCCGATCCTATCAAGGGTCTCCTGGGTTGGACTGCCGATTCCGATTCCTCGCGCGGAGTCATCACCGGCCCGCTGGCACTGGGTGTCATGAGTGTTGTTTCCGGTATTATCGCCGCTGGAAGCGAGTTCATCGACTTGTTCAGCTGGGATGATAACTTCACTATCCCCGTTCTTAGTGGAATCGGGCTGTGGGGATTCCTGAAAGTTTTCGGTTAA
- a CDS encoding H(+)-transporting V0 sector ATPase subunit d: MEGLFFNVNNGYIEGIVRGYRNSLLTSQNYSNLTQCENIDDVKLQLAPAYGDFLAALPPNPSTSALAGKMTDKLVAEFRYLLAQATGSTAKFLQYLTYGYMIDNIALLITGTLHERDTRELLERCHPLGWFETLPVLCVATNIEELYNSVLIETPLADYFKGSLSHQDLDELNIEIVRNTLYKNYLEDFHNFVNTHPDFKGTPTQEVMSELLQFEADRRAINITLNSFGTELSKQERRKLYPEFGKLYPEGSLMLSRADDLEGVSLAVSVNADYKAFFDAVGLSQGGGGGFGMGGGSDGKSLEDLFYQKEMELCKIVFTRQFTPAVVYAWMRLKEQEIRNVTWIAECIAQNQKERIGNFISVF; the protein is encoded by the exons ATGGAGGGTCTCTTTTTCAATGTTAACAATGG CTACATCGAGGGGATCGTCCGGGGGTATCGGAACAGCCTGCTCACCAGCCAGAACTACTCCAACTTGACCCAATGCGAAAACATCGATG ATGTCAAGTTACAACTCGCTCCTGCCTATGGCGACTTCCTCGCCGCACTGCCTCCCAACCCCTCCACATCTGCCCTTGCTGGTAAGATGACGGACAAGCTTGTAGCGGAATTTCGCTACCTCCTTGCCCAGGCCACGGGGTCTACCGCCAAGTTCTTGCAATACCTGACATACGGATACATGATTGACAACATTGCGCTTCTGATCACCGGAACCTTGCACGAGCGGGACACGCGAGAGCTGCTGGAGCGATGCCATCCCCTAGGCTGGTTCGAAACCTTGCCGGTGCTATGCGTTGCCACCAACATCGAGGAACTGTACAATTCGGTGCTGATAGAAACACCATTGGCGGATTATTTCAAAGGGAGTCTCAGCCACCAGGACTTGGATGAATTGAATATCGAAATCGTGCGCAATACGCTCTACAAGAACTACCTCGAGGACTTCCACAATTTCGTCAACACCCATCCGGACTTCAAGGGTACTCCTACGCAAGAGGTCATGTCTGAGCTGTTGCAGTTCGAGGCCGACCGTCGTGCAATCAACATCACTCTGAACTCATTCGGCACCGAGCTCTCGAAGCAGGAACGGAGGAAGCTGTACCCCGAGTTCGGGAAGCTCTACCCTGAGGGGTCTCTGATGCTGTCCCGCGCCGATGACCTCGAAGGCGTGTCTTTGGCCGTGAGTGTGAATGCCGACTACAAGGCGTTCTTCGACGCAGTTGGTCTCAGCcagggtggtggtggaggcttCGGGATGGGTGGCGGCTCAGATGGGAAGAGCCTGGAAGATCTATTCTACCAAAAGGAAATGGAGTTGTGTAAGATTGTCTTCACGCGCCAGTTCACCCCGGCGGTGGTATACGCGTGGATGCGTCTCAAGGAACAG GAAATCCGAAACGTCACCTGGATCGCGGAGTGCATTGCGCAGAACCAGAAGGAAAGAATCGGAAACTTCATTTCTGTATTCTAA
- the rps0 gene encoding 40S ribosomal protein uS2 codes for MAPSQLPPIFNPTPQDIEMLLAAQCHLGSKNLQVHMEPYLWKTRPDGVNVINIGKTWEKILLAARIIAAIENPADICVISARPYGQRAVLKFASHTGATAIAGRFTPGNFTNYITRSFKEPRLIIVTDPRTDAQAIKEASYVNIPVIALCDTDSPTEFVDVAIPTNNKGRHAIGLIWWLLAREVLRLRGTLATRETEWDVVVDLYFYRDPEAEENKEIADEAKVPGAEEIGAGAVESGFAGENWDTQAPGAGVPGTAFSAATAAPTSWEADGGDWAASSAAPAGESWAETQPAEAKW; via the exons ATGGCTCCCTCTCAGCTCCCCCCCATTTTCAACCCCACCCCCCAGGACATTGAGATGCTCCTCGCAGCTCAATGCCACCTGGGTTCCAAGAACCTTCAGGTTCACATGGAGCCTTACCTCTGGAAGACTCGTCCCGACGGTGTCAATGTCATTAACATTGGCAAGACTTG GGAGAAGATCCTCTTGGCTGCTCGTATCATCGCTGCCATTGAGAACCCCGCCGACATCTGTGTCATCTCCGCTCGTCCCTACGGCCAGCGTGCTGTCCTGAAGTTCGCTTCTCACACCGGTGCCACCGCCATTGCCGGTCGTTTCACCCCCGGTAACTTCACCAACTACATCACCCGTTCTTTCAAGGAGCCCcgcctcatcatcgtcaccgACCCTCGCACCGATGCTCAGGCTATCAAGGAGGCCAGCTACGTCAACATCCCCGTCATCGCTCTCTGCGACACTGACTCCCCCACCGAGTTCGTTGATGTTGCCATCCCCACCAACAACAAGGGTCGTCACGCCATTGGTCTGATCTGGTGGTTGCTTGCCCGTGAAGTTCTCCGTCTCCGTGGTACTCTCGCCACTCGTGAGACCGAGTGGGACGTTGTTGTCGATCTCTACTTCTACCGTGACCCTGAAGCCGAGGAGAACAAGGAGATTGCCGATGAGGCTAAGGTCCCCGGTGCTGAGGAGATTGGCGCCGGTGCTGTCGAGTCCGGCTTCGCTGGTGAGAACTGGGATACCCAGGCTCCGGGTGCTGGTGTTCCTGGCACCGCCTTCTctgctgccactgctgcCCCCACCAGCTGGGAGGCTGACGGTGGTGACTGGGCCGCCAGCTCTGCCGCTCCTGCCGGTGAGAGCTGGGCTGAGACCCAGCCCGCCGAGGCCAAGTGGTAG
- a CDS encoding mitochondrial 37S ribosomal protein uS15m: MPPRFLSQPIFKAFTGSSHVHSPLAAFSLTPSKTSVRAGSAETRERRRHDPFLMAQSRQRKAANLSRQQALAREREESLGDPVESKPTPFIEELKGLKAPTSEDAALNHFISPEGLQEALEYSKSLTSPLENPDRETADPQLEKEAAERHLQEHRNAQEAIRRIININNGNTKDRTRLLIQKCIDTFGRHNTDKILPPKPTAVAQDSSTVHPKKTPRIGPDTGSPEVQVAILTAKIINLSRHLQSTNKDKHNKRNLRLLVHKRQKLLRYLRRKERGGPRWQHLIETLGLSDAAWKGEISM, from the exons ATGCCTCCACGATTCCTTTCCCAGCCAATTTTCAAGGCCTTTACAG GGTCTTCTCATGTTCATAGTCCACTTGCCGCATTTTCATTAACCCCATCCAAGACCTCTGTACGAGCCGGGTCTGCGGAGACTCGAGAGCGACGGCGACATGATCCGTTCCTAATGGCCCAGTCCCGTCAACGGAAGGCTGCCAATCTATCTCGTCAACAAGCCCTTGCTCGAGAGCGTGAAGAGTCCCTTGGCGATCCGGTGGAAAGCAAACCTACCCCTTTCATCGAGGAGCTGAAAGGCTTGAAGGCTCCGACCTCAGAAGATGCGGCCCTCAACCATTTTATCTCGCCGGAAGGACTCCAGGAGGCACTGGAATACTCGAAATCCCTGACATCACCGCTAGAAAACCCCGACCGGGAAACGGCAGATCCTCAACTTGAAAAGGAGGCTGCTGAAAGACATCTCCAGGAGCATCGAAACGCTCAAGAAGCGATCAGACGTATCATCAATATCAACAACGGAAACACCAAAGACCGCACTCGTCTGCTCATACAGAAATGCATTGATACATTCGGAAGACATAATACCGACAAGATCCTCCCACCCAAGCCCACAGCTGTCGCTCAGGATTCCTCCACTGTCCACCCCAAGAAGACGCCCAGAATAGGCCCAGATACTGGCTCTCCCGAAGTCCAGGTCGCTATTCTGACCGCAAAGATCATTAACTTGTCCAGACATCTCCAATCGACCAACAAAGACAAGCACAATAAGCGCAACCTGAGACTACTGGTTCACAAGAGACAGAAACTGCTTCGGTACCTGCGCAGGAAGGAACGGGGTGGACCAAGGTGGCAGCATCTTATTGAAACACTCGGCCTGTCGGACGCTGCTTGGAAGGGTGAGATCAGCATGTAA
- a CDS encoding Rho family protein, producing the protein MESPQDHKEVVTILLLGDPGCGKSTFLSAIKNIQARPRAETSYVPRRQLELLRDSDQPFLFDIRFSKKSFTLELYDTSSPDQHWSTLKPDVVLLAFDISNRETLDGLKKWRHDVIRYFQHGTGERIPVMMVGLKRDLRKEGEGIIYPQESYRIAQELRCDRYAECSAATGELMAETFEDLARLAGMTTTETGGQTQGGCVVC; encoded by the exons ATGGAAAGTCCCCAAGATCATAAAGAAGTGGTGACCAtcttgctgctgggagaCCCAGGATGCGGGAAGTCCACGTTTCTATC CGCCATAAAGAATATCCAAGCAAGACCCAGAGCCGAAACCAGTTATGTGCCAAGAAGGCAACTGGAGCTGCTGCGAGATAGTGACCAGCCGTTCCTCTTCGACATCCGTTTCTCGAAGAAGTCGTTTACGCTTGAGCTATATGACACCTCAAGTCCGGACCAGCATTGGTCGACACTGAAGCCGGACGTGGTGCTCCTGGCGTTCGACATCTCGAACCGGGAGACCCTGGATGGGCTTAAGAAG TGGCGGCATGATGTAATACGGTATTTCCAGCATGGTACTGGGGAGCGTATCCCCGTCATGATGGTGGGTTTGAAGAGGGACCTTCGTAAAGAAGGTGAGGGGATCATCTATCCGCAAGAA TCGTACCGCATTGCGCAAGAGCTACGCTGTGATCGGTATGCGGAGTGTTCCGCTGCCACCGGGGAACTTATGGCTGAGACGTTTGAGGATCTGGCGAGGCTGGCGGGTATGACTACGACAGAGACGGGGGGCCAGACCCAGGGAGGCTGCGTGGTCTGCTAG
- a CDS encoding ubiquitin-like protein HUB1, which yields MGDRSRSRSPRRRYDEDRSRPRRTGGGFRWKDKRHEGDRLGAEDSRLSWGYRDRGDRPRSPRRDRDSDRYRDSYRDGDRERRRPDDNQKDVRREKKEKPEKKAVVAPQSSEPMIVVHVNDRLGTKAAIPCLASDPIKLFKAQVAARIGREPHEILLKRQGERPFKDQLTLEDYGVSNGVQLDLEVGTGE from the exons ATGGGTGACCGTTCGAGAAGCAGATCACCGAGACGGCGATATGATGAGGATCGCAGCCGGCCTCGCAGGACGGGAGGAGGATTCCGGTGGAAAGACAAACGTCACGAAGGTGACAGACTTGGAGCAGAAGATAGCAGGCTGAGCTGGGGTTACAGAGACAGAGGAGACCGGCCACGATCACCACGAAGGGACCGAGACTCAGATCGATACAGAGATAGTTACAGGGACGGCGATCGCGAGCGAAGACGACCAGACGATAACCAGAAAGATGTGCGTCgggagaaaaaggagaagcCGGAAAAGAAGGCGGTTGTCGCACCCCAATCCTCAGAACCTATGATTGTGGTGCATGTCAACGATCGTCTCGGAACTAAGGCTGCAATACCATGCCTTGCATCAGATCCTATCA AGCTCTTCAAGGCCCAGGTAGCTGCACGTATCGGGCGTGAACCACATGAAATTCTACTCAAACGGCAAGGCGAACGACCATTCAAGGATCAGCTCACATTGGAGGACTATGGAGTCAGTAATGGCGTCCAGCTTGACCT GGAGGTTGGAACAGGCGAATAA
- a CDS encoding PIG-H family GPI synthesis protein yields the protein MDGCLVEPFGFFCLSHCGCIYIWGCRFAEHIVALLCVQEGVYRYFQLLGVDNCRTKDSPLFKNAEESLLVIRGLGIQTSTSSATYLSKAATRFIPTTQIQDIVIHEAFKGFEVRFYLAVIVEGEPDVVVVFPKLLPRRAILEEVWRGSRRCLYDAKS from the exons ATGGACGGCTGTCTGGTCGAGCCCTTTGGGTTCTTTTGTCTGTCGCATTGTGGATGCATATACATCTGGGGTTGTCGCTTTGCTGAGCATATTGTTGCTCTATTGTGTGTTCAGGAAGGGGTATACAGGTATTTTCAACTCCTCGGAGTGGACAACTGTCGCACCAAAGACTCACCCCTATTCAAAAACGCAGAAGAATCTCTTTTGGTCATCCGCGGATTGGGCATCCAGACATCTACCTCATCTGCGACCTATCTGTCTAAAGCTGCGACGAGATTCATTCCCACGACGCAGATCCAAGATATAGTGATTCATGAAGCTTTCAAAGGGTTTGAAGTCCGCTTTTACCTCGCTGTGATTGTGGAGGGTGAGCCGGACGTTGTTGTGGTTTTCCCT AAACTCCTACCGAGGCGCGCAATTTTGGAAGAGGTTTGGAGGGGTTCTCGGCGCTGTTTATATGACGCCAAATCATGA
- a CDS encoding pseudouridine synthase DEG1 yields the protein MPGPADAPPEGQPDYSTWTTPSLIARITELERQLHSRNTEYATLPSKGVNEVGVTSSAPRPSEHPVTDTQELVPAKAGKQKRPLSPDDDITHTRAPTRPPKQPREIDPSKYNTRFIALKFAYLGQRYNGLEHANGNVTPLPTIEEELWKAMRRTRLIFPKNAEAFDDSRGPRELKPYAISWEGCDYSKAGRTDRGVSAFGQVIGIRVRSARPKRPDAETTSDVEMTSGGHADDTWDDIADEIPYISILNRVLPDDIRILAWCPNPPPGFDARFSCRERQYKYFFTQPAFSPTPGPLGFAMRGSGDKNASTHLREGWLDIDAMREAARYFEGVHDFRNFCKLDTSKQIENFERIIYHADIELLDPKDHPLGYVNQPGFQALQDAPARTSAESGTFTSPAAAKVYVFNLHGSAFLWHQVRHMVSILFLVGQGLEPPTIVRDLLDVSKNPCKPTYEMASDAPLVLWDCIFPDEASGSRKDALNWVYAGDPRQSKSQLGKGSGKFGVGGVVDGLWSVWRQRKMDEILAGALLDLAVSQGDQSVVRGEGSHDPISEKDNRGQKVFYGANEPRTGGKYVPVMQKRRTEPVEVQNARWLASKQRKVDKASEPAHGDD from the coding sequence ATGCCTGGCCCCGCGGATGCGCCTCCCGAAGGCCAACCAGACTATTCGACCTGGACGACCCCCAGCCTAATCGCGCGGATCACAGAGCTTGAGCGCCAACTTCACTCACGAAACACCGAATACGCTACCCTACCGTCCAAGGGCGTTAATGAGGTCGGCGTAACGAGTTCCGCTCCCCGGCCGTCTGAGCATCCAGTGACAGACACACAAGAGCTTGTCCCCGCCAAAGCAGGAAAGCAGAAGAGACCTCTATCGCCTGACGATGATATCACGCACACAAGAGCGCCTACCCGCCCTCCGAAGCAACCTCGAGAGATCGATCCTTCCAAATACAATACTCGCTTCATAGCGCTTAAATTTGCATATCTGGGACAGCGCTACAATGGTCTGGAGCACGCGAATGGGAACGTTACGCCTCTACCCACCATTGAAGAGGAGCTGTGGAAGGCCATGCGGAGGACTCGGCTGATTTTCCCTAAGAACGCAGAGGCCTTCGATGATTCTCGGGGGCCGAGGGAATTGAAACCTTACGCAATCAGCTGGGAGGGTTGCGATTACTCTAAGGCCGGGCGGACTGATCGAGGTGTGAGTGCCTTTGGTCAAGTCATTGGAATTAGAGTACGAAGCGCCAGGCCCAAACGGCCGGATGCGGAGACAACGTCCGATGTTGAGATGACGTCCGGCGGCCATGCTGATGACACTTGGGATGATATTGCAGATGAGATACCCTATATAAGTATACTAAACAGGGTGCTCCCAGACGACATCCGGATTCTAGCCTGGTGCCCAAATCCACCTCCGGGTTTTGACGCTCGTTTCTCGTGCCGAGAACGTCAGTACAAATATTTTTTTACCCAGCCTGCTTTCTCTCCAACTCCAGGGCCGTTGGGTTTTGCTATGAGAGGATCGGGTGACAAGAATGCCTCTACACATTTACGGGAAGGCTGGTTGGATATCGATGCCATGCGAGAAGCTGCCAGGTACTTCGAAGGAGTGCACGACTTTCGGAATTTCTGCAAACTTGACACAAGCAAGCAGATCGAGAACTTTGAAAGAATCATCTACCATGCAGacatcgagctcctcgatcCAAAGGATCACCCTTTGGGCTATGTGAACCAGCCCGGCTTTCAAGCTCTCCAAGATGCACCTGCCAGAACGAGCGCCGAATCAGGAACATTCACTAGTCCGGCGGCTGCTAAGGTGTATGTATTCAATCTGCACGGGTCTGCCTTCCTGTGGCATCAAGTACGGCACATGGTGAGCATTCTTTTCCTTGTAGGCCAGGGACTGGAGCCTCCAACTATTGTACGCGATCTGCTGGATGTGTCGAAAAATCCTTGCAAACCAACGTACGAAATGGCGTCTGATGCCCCACTAGTCCTCTGGGACTGTATCTTCCCAGACGAGGCAAGCGGCAGCCGTAAAGATGCATTGAACTGGGTTTACGCTGGAGACCCCAGGCAGTCCAAGAGTCAACTAGGCAAGGGCAGTGGCAAGTTCGGTGTTGGAGGAGTAGTAGACGGACTTTGGTCTGTTTGGCGTCAGCGGAAGATGGACGAAATTCTGGCAGGCGCGCTGCTAGACCTAGCTGTTAGCCAGGGTGACCAAAGTGTTGTCCGGGGTGAAGGATCTCATGATCCTATATCGGAGAAAGATAATCGGGGGCAAAAGGTTTTCTATGGCGCCAATGAACCCAGAACGGGCGGCAAATATGTTCCCGTCATGCAGAAGCGGAGGACAGAACCCGTGGAGGTTCAGAACGCCAGGTGGCTTGCATCAAAGCAGCGAAAAGTTGATAAGGCTTCGGAGCCAGCGCATGGGGACGATTAG
- the spb4 gene encoding ATP-dependent RNA helicase SPB4, which produces MAPKPPSGTSLRAWDAVTPALSEWVLEAMSSMGFTRMTPVQASAIPLFMAHKDVVVEAVTGSGKTLSFLIPVVEKLLRLEEPIKKHHVGAIIISPTRELASQIYNVLSSLLAFHPPSAAAINPSEDDDAPRPKFPSSTLKVVPQLLLGGSTTPAEDLSTFLKRSPNVLVSTPGRLLELLSSPHVHCPQSSFEMLVLDEADRLLDLGFKETLQNILRRLPKQRRTGLFSASVSEAVDQIVRVGLRNPVKVMVKVKGGSGVDDKRTPASLQMTYLTTPPSHKFAALKRIVSSVQPTPLKTIFFVSTCSGVDYLSAILPLLLGDDFLLIPLHGKHQANVRQKNFNRFINSHDPAILLTTDVAARGLDIPSVDLVVQIDPPSDPKSFIHRCGRAGRAGRRGLSVVLLHPGREEDYVSFLEVRKTPVVPFSPSISFSDADAAAATATARKAVLADRALHDRGQKAFVSWLRSYSKHQASSIFRVSDLDWEALGKAWGLLKLPKMPELKNFTGDKTLGMSLDWDNYAYKDKQREKRRKELLQEAAESGATQSTSNKRRATESVAWSQQAESKNKKLKRREQKKSKQEKARWEKMTEEEKQKVLETEKMVEELRKKNEEERRLRRAVAKAAGAKADGDDEEEFQGFD; this is translated from the exons ATGGCTCCGAAACCACCTTCAGGCACTTCATTGAGGGCCTGGGATGCAGTGACACCAGCCCTGTCAGAATGGGTCTTAGAAGCAATGTCCTCAATGGGCTTCACCCGCATGACCCCAGTGCAAGCATCCGCTATTCCTCTGTTCATGGCGCATAAGGATGTCGTAGTGGAGGCAGTCACTGGCAGCGGAAAGACGCTGTCTTTCCTGATCCCAGTTGTAGAGAAGCTTTTGCGTCTCGAGGAACCCATTAAGAAACATCATGTTGGCGCCATCATCATTTCACCAACAAG AGAACTTGCATCACAGATTTATAATGTACTATCATCATTACTCGCCTTccatcctccttcagctgctGCGATCAACCCCtccgaagacgacgatgCGCCTCGACCCAAGTTTCCCTCATCTACTCTCAAAGTTGTTCCGcagctcctcctcggtgGTTCTACTACTCCTGCAGAAGATCTGAGTACGTTCCTGAAGCGTTCACCGAATGTGTTGGTCTCCACGCCTGGACGGCTTCTGGAattgctttcttctcctcacgTCCACTGTCCTCAATCCTCATTCGAGATGCTGGTTCTTGACGAGGCCGATCGACTGCTAGATCTGGGATTCAAAGAGACTTTACAGAACATTCTGCGCCGGCTTCCCAAACAGAGACGGACTGGTTTGTTCAGCGCCAGTGTTAGCGAGGCCGTTGACCAGATTGTCCGAGTTGGTTTACGAAATCCTGTCAAGGTCATggtcaaggtcaagggtGGCTCAGGCGTTGACGATAAGCGGACTCCAGCTAG TCTGCAAATGACCTATCTTACGACACCCCCCTCGCACAAGTTCGCCGCTTTGAAACGCATCGTTTCTTCAGTTCAGCCCACTCCCTTGAAAACGATATTCTTCGTCTCTACCTGTTCTGGTGTCGATTATTTGTCTGCAATCCTCCCATTGCTGCTTGGTGACGATTTCCTCTTGATTCCACTGCACGGCAAACACCAGGCAAATGTCCGCCAAAAGAACTTCAACCGCTTCATCAACTCACACGATCCGGCCATTCTTCTCACCACTGATGTTGCTGCGCGTGGGTTGGATATCCCGTCTGTCGATCTCGTCGTGCAAATCGACCCTCCATCAGACCCGAAGTCGTTCATTCATCGATGCGGCCgtgctggaagagctggccGGAGGGGTCTGAGTGTAGTGCTTTTGCATCCaggacgagaagaagattaTGTTTCTTTCCTAGAGGTTCGGAAAACACCGGTTGttccattttctccatcGATTTCTTTCTCCGACGCCGATGCGGCTGCTGCCACGGCTACTGCCCGAAAGGCTGTGTTGGCCGATCGTGCGCTGCATGACCGAGGCCAGAAGGCGTTTGTCAGCTGGCTCAGAAGCTACAGCAAGCATCAGGCGAGCAGTATCTTTCGTGTCTCTGACCTTGATTGGGAAGCTTTAGGCAAAGCCTGGGGTTTGTTGAAATTGCCTAAGATGCCTGAGTTGAAGAACTTCACCGGTGACAAGACGCTCGGCATGAGCCTTGACTGGGACAATTACGCATACAAAGACAAGCAAAGGGAGAAACGGCGGAAGGAGCTTCTCCAAGAGGCTGCCGAGTCTGGTGCCACTCAATCCACGTCAAACAAGAGACGAGCCACCGAAAGTGTCGCATGGAGCCAACAGGCTGAgtcgaagaacaagaagctcaagcgaCGTGAGCAGAAGAAGTCAAAGCAAGAGAAGGCGAGAtgggagaagatgacggaggaagaaaaaCAGAAGGTTCTTgagacggagaagatggttgaggagctgaggaagaagaacgaggaagaaagaCGACTAAGACGAGCGGTAGCCAAAGCCGCAGGCGCGAAGGCTGATggtgacgacgaggaagaattCCAGGGATTTGATTGA
- a CDS encoding ribose phosphate diphosphokinase subunit PRS5, producing MVRNIVVIGGTSHPQLTQTICNVLGIPPADVLLSKFAVGETRVEIKESVREKDVYIIQSGGLKVNDSLMELLITISACKTASAKRVTAVLPLFPYSRQSDIPYNKAGAPLVKSSNAAKPGNGYTFESTPPTPHPGKPESGGLLNNVDSLQKGLANAQLDDYNNGSPVKKRIPNGPPRSDTTESLKSDVGLRSTVVNGQANDENIQSKISSFRPRPGYKQWVAQAGTLVADLLTCAGADHIITMDLHDPQYQGFFDIPVDNLYGRPLLKSYIQQNIPNYKHAVIVSPDAGGAKRATAIADSMGMEFALIHKERRPTKITDRQNATMMLVGDVKDRTTILIDDLADTSNTITRAAKLLKKEGASQVYALVTHGILSGDAIDRINASALDKVVVTNSVDQSDHLRRCPKLEVLEVGHVFAEAIRRVHHGESISVLFQYD from the exons ATGGTTCGGAATATTGTTGTTATCGGGGGCACCTCCCACCCCCAGTTGACTCAGACGATCTGCAACGTCTTGGGTATCCCCCCTGCCGATGTATTACTTTCCAAGTTCGCAGTGGGGGAAACTCGGGTTGAAATCAAAGAGTCTGTCCGTGAGAAAGACGTCTATATCATTCAATCTGGCGGGTTGAAAGTGAATGACTCCCTCATGGAACTGCTCATCACCATTTCTGCCTGTAAGACTGCCTCTGCCAAGAGAGTCACCGCTGTCCTCCCGTTGTTCCCATACTCTCGCCAAAGTGATATCCCATACAACAAGGCTGGGGCACCTCTTGTCAAATCATCCAACGCTGCAAAGCCGGGTAATGGCTACACTTTCGAGAGCACCCCGCCAACCCCGCACCCTGGAAAACCGGAGAGTGGAGGTCTCTTGAACAATGTCGATAGCTTGCAAAAGGGTTTGGCAAATGCGCAACTTGATGATTACAACAATGGCAGCCCAGTTAAGAAACGCATTCCTAATGGACCTCCTCGCAGCGACACCACTGAGTCACTGAAGTCGGATGTTGGCCTTCGATCCACTGTTGTCAATGGTCAGGCAAATGACGAAAATATTCAGTCCAAGATCAGCAGCTTCCGGCCTCGCCCTGGCTACAAGCAATGGGTGGCTCAGGCAGGTACCCTGGTGGCGGATCTTCTTACCTGCGCCGGTGCAGACCACATTATCACGATGGATCTGCACGACCCTCAATATCAAGGGTTCTTCGACATCCCTGTCGACAACTTGTACGGCAGACCTTTGCTCAAGAGCTATATCCAGCAGAATATTCCGAACTACAAACATGCGGTCATTGTCAGTCCTGATGCCGGAGGTGCCAAGCGAGCAACCGCGATTGCGGATTCTATGGGAATGGAATTTGCTCTCATTCACAAG GAACGACGCCCAACGAAAATTACAGACCGCCAAAATGCTACCATGATGTTGGTCGGTGATGTCAAGGATCGGACGACGATTTTGATTGATGACCTTGCCGACACATCTAACACCATCACGAGGGCTGCAAAActgttgaagaaggagggCGCATCCCAGGTTTATGCCTTAGTCACGCATGGTATCCTGAGCGGTGATGCGATCGACCGCATCAACGCTAGCGCTCTCGACAAGGTCGTCGTTACCAACAGCGTCGATCAGTCGGACCACTTACGCCGATGCCCCAAGCTGGAAGTGTTGGAAGTTGGCCATGTCTTCGCGGAG GCCATTCGCCGCGTTCACCATGGCGAGAGCATCAGCGTACTTTTCCAATATGACTGA